From Streptomyces sp. NBC_00683, one genomic window encodes:
- a CDS encoding arabinan endo-1,5-alpha-L-arabinosidase gives MSRIPRRIPRRTLAALPAALLLALVPTSASAYPNPGVVNGDIVVHDPSMIRSTSGQYLLYSTGEGLQLRTSTDRTAFGRSGNAFTTKPSWWKNYSSASDPWAPDISYRGGKYLMYYAVSSFGSNTSAIGLAASTTGQAGSWSDYGIVYTSNSSSDYNAIDPNLFVDDDGKWWLSFGSWWTGIKMIRVDPSTGKQYAGDTARRSLASRPTGTKAVEAPSIVKRNGYYYLFASYDTCCAGTSSTYKIKVGRATSVTGPYYDRNGVNMLSNGGTPVMESHGRYIGPGGQSILADSDGDLLVYHYYDGQDNGTPKLGVNLLNWSSGWPVAY, from the coding sequence ATGAGCCGCATTCCGAGAAGAATTCCGCGAAGGACCCTCGCCGCCCTCCCCGCCGCACTCCTGCTGGCGCTCGTTCCGACCAGCGCGTCCGCGTACCCCAACCCCGGTGTCGTCAACGGCGACATCGTCGTCCACGACCCCTCCATGATCCGGAGCACGTCCGGCCAGTACCTGCTCTACTCCACCGGCGAAGGCCTCCAGCTCCGCACCTCCACCGACCGCACCGCCTTCGGCCGGTCGGGCAACGCCTTCACGACGAAGCCGAGCTGGTGGAAGAACTACTCGTCCGCGTCGGACCCCTGGGCACCAGACATCTCCTATCGCGGCGGCAAGTACCTGATGTACTACGCCGTCTCGTCCTTCGGCTCGAACACCTCGGCGATCGGCCTCGCGGCCTCCACCACCGGCCAGGCGGGCAGCTGGAGCGACTACGGGATCGTCTACACCTCGAACTCGTCGAGCGACTACAACGCCATCGACCCCAACCTCTTCGTGGACGACGACGGCAAGTGGTGGCTGTCCTTCGGCTCCTGGTGGACCGGGATCAAGATGATCCGTGTCGACCCGTCGACCGGCAAGCAGTACGCCGGAGACACCGCACGCCGCTCGCTCGCCTCCCGCCCCACCGGAACCAAGGCCGTCGAGGCGCCCTCCATCGTGAAGCGCAACGGCTACTACTACCTCTTCGCCTCGTACGACACCTGCTGCGCAGGCACCAGCTCCACGTACAAGATCAAGGTGGGCCGGGCGACGAGCGTCACCGGGCCCTACTACGACCGCAACGGCGTGAACATGCTCAGCAACGGCGGCACCCCCGTCATGGAGTCCCACGGCCGGTACATCGGCCCCGGCGGCCAGTCGATCCTCGCCGACTCCGACGGTGACCTGCTCGTCTACCACTACTACGACGGCCAGGACAACGGCACCCCGAAGCTCGGCGTCAACCTACTGAACTGGAGCAGCGGATGGCCCGTCGCCTACTGA
- a CDS encoding family 43 glycosylhydrolase yields the protein MARRLLTLLSALLLALALGQPASTQAAPSGTSSAQAAEGRPYTNPVKAQKGADPWISYHDGNYYLVSTSWTDVITMRKSPTLAGLATAPSVQVWKGDAASRCCNIWAPELHYSGGRWYLYFVAGQNIADYNPTQRVHVLESAGTDPMGPYTYRNQLGSTWMLDPSVLTLNGSMYLLGSASGGGTQNLVIAPLSNPYTLSGSFSTISTPTYDWEKSGGTVNEGAEVLQRGGKTFIVYSASGCWTPDYKLGQLTLTGSNPLSASSWTKKSTPVFQRNNAAGVYGPGHNGFFTSPDGTESWIVYHANDSASEGCDNGRTARAQKFTWNSDGTPNLGTPVALGTTLAGPSGESAATPTAYTVVNRATGKCLDVNGSSTADGANVQQWTCNGGTEQKWRIEDQGDDTSRLVNVASGKVLDTADCSAADGADLRQWSWLNNTCQRFGPVTTAAGGWVRIVNRASGKVADVADCSAADGADVRQWSWLNNNCQQWKLTPAT from the coding sequence ATGGCCCGTCGCCTACTGACCCTGCTGAGCGCCCTCCTGCTGGCCCTCGCACTGGGGCAGCCGGCCTCCACGCAGGCCGCGCCGTCCGGGACGTCCTCCGCGCAGGCCGCCGAGGGGCGTCCGTACACCAATCCCGTCAAGGCGCAGAAGGGGGCCGACCCCTGGATCTCGTACCACGACGGCAACTACTACCTGGTGTCGACGAGTTGGACCGACGTCATCACCATGCGCAAGTCGCCGACGCTCGCCGGCCTCGCGACCGCGCCGAGCGTGCAGGTCTGGAAGGGCGACGCCGCCTCGCGCTGCTGCAACATCTGGGCGCCCGAGCTGCACTACTCGGGCGGCCGCTGGTACCTCTACTTCGTCGCCGGGCAGAACATCGCCGACTACAACCCCACCCAGCGGGTGCACGTGCTGGAGAGCGCGGGCACGGACCCGATGGGCCCCTACACGTACAGGAACCAGCTCGGCAGCACCTGGATGCTGGACCCGAGCGTGCTCACCCTCAACGGTTCGATGTACCTGCTGGGCAGTGCGAGCGGCGGCGGTACGCAGAACCTGGTGATCGCGCCGCTGTCGAACCCGTACACGCTCAGCGGGTCGTTCTCGACGATCTCCACGCCGACGTACGACTGGGAGAAGTCCGGCGGCACGGTGAACGAGGGCGCCGAGGTGCTGCAGCGGGGCGGAAAGACGTTCATCGTCTACTCCGCCAGCGGCTGCTGGACCCCCGACTACAAGCTCGGGCAGCTCACCCTGACCGGATCCAACCCGCTCTCCGCCTCCTCCTGGACGAAGAAGTCCACCCCGGTCTTCCAGCGGAACAACGCGGCAGGGGTGTACGGGCCGGGGCACAACGGCTTCTTCACCTCTCCCGACGGCACGGAGAGCTGGATCGTCTACCACGCCAACGACTCGGCGTCCGAGGGCTGCGACAACGGGCGGACGGCGCGGGCCCAGAAGTTCACCTGGAACAGTGACGGGACACCGAACCTCGGCACGCCCGTCGCCCTCGGCACCACACTGGCCGGGCCCTCCGGCGAGAGTGCGGCCACGCCGACCGCGTACACGGTGGTCAACAGGGCCACCGGAAAGTGCCTGGACGTGAACGGTTCGTCGACCGCCGACGGAGCGAACGTCCAGCAGTGGACCTGCAACGGTGGCACAGAGCAGAAATGGCGCATCGAGGACCAGGGCGACGACACGAGCCGCCTGGTCAACGTCGCTTCGGGCAAGGTGCTCGACACGGCGGACTGCTCCGCTGCCGACGGCGCCGACCTGCGCCAGTGGTCGTGGCTGAACAACACCTGCCAGCGCTTCGGCCCGGTCACCACGGCGGCAGGCGGCTGGGTGCGCATCGTCAACCGGGCGAGCGGGAAGGTCGCCGATGTGGCCGACTGCTCGGCCGCCGACGGCGCGGACGTACGGCAGTGGTCGTGGCTGAACAACAACTGCCAGCAGTGGAAACTCACTCCGGCAACCTGA